In Rubrivirga marina, the following are encoded in one genomic region:
- a CDS encoding DUF4175 family protein, which produces MTASPLVDSLRRRIRAARRRLTGAAVAHGALVTLGVVGAIAGLAVGAEAAVWLGVEFRTALFWMIVLALTGLVGALVLIPLLRGWGVLPGLDERSVVRRAGRDYPGADDRLATLLDLADGHDSGDDQQLHAAALDALGREVAQIPFERVHAFGPARNAARWALVPVALLVLGFALWPQPMTAAAGRLLAPGVYFAPPAPFQLVVDPGDAQVTRGAAFEVTARAVGRELPLTTTLEFGRNDERATEEVRIQAEGDVFQHTIEAVRADLRYRLEADGVRTPWYTVRAVDRPLVRGVRVAVIPPGYSGRSARQLPEGVGDATGLVGSAVRVQVQHGGPAPVEAWLSVAWEDGRSQRVPLRLSSEAALGQFRLRAAGTYTVHLRSADGLENTEPARYRLGVLSDGPPQIALVEGADGSLDGGARRLVFRVTDDFGFRGGRLVYRVTRGGGTSAPRALGLGVRTRPLDQDVAVDWRVPGARPGDTVEFYGQITDNDAAGGKTARTPLFTLRYPSMADRLDDFGARRDSTVDALEELQEDAEESGERFRRLREELRENVDPDWEDRRQVEELLRQQDALRDQAQQLREQMRQLGEQMQNEDLGSDDLQRQFDDMQRVLEELDTPEVRDALERLREAMEKLDLRDMLQQADEAAASEEELRRRLERSMELMKRLEAAVEMEEIARRAENLAETEEELARQTEALREQTEADRPDAERRAEEQRQDGERQDSEPRNGERQENPQNGQQPQRSERQTQAERERLAEEQRQAREDAEALQEQLDDLQEQLEDVRNAPQEAVEEMRQQMQQDGGLPQQMEENAQQLQQNRLQDAQEGQQNMSQQLRQMAGRMRQQSQQMQGQQRQVDQAALRRALEDVLTISRDQETLASDTGVLPNGSPALVPSARKQSELRDALRTVADTLQRVAQTVPSLGPRIEERAADGRREMDLAVTRLADRRSGPAAGHQRSAMTHLNELALLLADVLDQLQNQQNQSGQGGGGQGGGSGGMSPQQMQQLGRAQQQLNQRIQQMLNESAGERLSGEQGRRLRQMAEQQEAIRRQLERAVEGAGEGMNPNDRSALQRVGEEMRQSAEQMRRGGLDRRTAPRQQQILERLLQAEESVNQRGREQQREAQQAQQRPAPPASAPRPGRPADRVRGDLIRALESGYAPDYQELIKRYFERLQARTAGG; this is translated from the coding sequence GTGACTGCCTCTCCCCTCGTCGACTCGCTCCGCCGCCGGATCCGCGCCGCGCGCCGCCGGCTGACGGGCGCGGCTGTGGCGCACGGGGCGCTCGTGACGCTCGGTGTCGTCGGGGCGATCGCGGGGCTCGCGGTCGGGGCGGAGGCCGCCGTCTGGCTCGGCGTCGAATTCCGCACGGCGCTCTTCTGGATGATCGTGCTGGCGCTGACGGGGCTCGTCGGCGCGCTCGTGCTTATCCCGCTGCTGCGTGGGTGGGGCGTGCTGCCCGGCCTCGACGAGCGGTCGGTCGTCCGCCGCGCCGGCCGCGACTACCCCGGCGCCGACGACCGGCTGGCGACGCTCCTCGACCTCGCCGACGGCCACGACTCTGGCGACGACCAGCAGCTCCACGCGGCCGCGCTCGACGCACTCGGCCGGGAGGTCGCCCAGATCCCGTTCGAGCGGGTCCACGCGTTCGGGCCCGCCAGGAACGCCGCGCGGTGGGCGCTCGTGCCGGTCGCGCTCCTCGTGCTCGGCTTCGCGCTCTGGCCTCAGCCGATGACGGCCGCCGCAGGCCGGCTGCTGGCGCCGGGCGTCTACTTCGCCCCGCCCGCCCCCTTCCAACTCGTCGTCGACCCCGGCGACGCCCAGGTCACGCGCGGCGCGGCGTTCGAGGTCACGGCCCGCGCCGTCGGCCGTGAGTTGCCACTCACGACGACCCTCGAGTTCGGCCGGAACGACGAACGCGCGACCGAGGAGGTCCGGATCCAGGCGGAGGGGGACGTCTTCCAGCACACCATCGAGGCCGTCCGGGCCGACCTCCGCTACCGCCTCGAGGCCGACGGCGTGCGGACGCCGTGGTACACAGTCCGGGCCGTCGACCGGCCGCTCGTGCGGGGCGTCCGCGTGGCCGTCATCCCGCCGGGCTACAGCGGGCGGAGCGCGCGCCAGTTGCCCGAGGGCGTCGGCGACGCGACGGGGCTCGTGGGGTCGGCCGTCCGCGTACAGGTCCAGCACGGCGGGCCGGCGCCCGTCGAGGCGTGGCTGAGCGTCGCGTGGGAGGACGGCCGGAGCCAGCGCGTGCCGCTCCGCCTCAGCAGCGAGGCCGCGCTCGGCCAGTTCCGCCTCCGGGCGGCCGGGACGTACACCGTCCACCTCCGCTCCGCCGACGGCCTCGAGAACACCGAGCCCGCCCGCTACCGGCTCGGCGTCCTATCGGACGGCCCGCCGCAGATCGCGCTCGTCGAGGGCGCCGACGGGTCGCTCGACGGCGGCGCCCGGCGCCTCGTCTTCCGCGTCACCGACGACTTCGGCTTCCGCGGCGGCCGGCTCGTGTACCGCGTCACGCGCGGCGGCGGGACGTCGGCGCCCCGGGCCCTCGGCCTCGGCGTCCGGACGCGGCCCCTCGACCAGGACGTGGCCGTCGACTGGCGGGTACCCGGCGCACGGCCCGGCGACACGGTCGAGTTCTACGGCCAGATCACCGACAACGACGCCGCAGGCGGCAAGACCGCGCGGACGCCGCTCTTCACCCTCCGCTACCCGTCGATGGCCGACCGCCTCGACGACTTCGGCGCCCGCCGCGATTCGACCGTCGACGCGCTGGAAGAACTGCAGGAGGACGCCGAGGAGTCGGGCGAGCGGTTCCGGCGGCTCCGCGAGGAGCTCCGCGAGAACGTCGACCCCGACTGGGAGGACCGCCGGCAGGTCGAGGAGCTCCTCCGCCAGCAGGACGCGCTGCGCGACCAGGCCCAGCAGCTCCGCGAGCAGATGCGCCAGCTCGGCGAGCAGATGCAGAACGAGGACCTTGGCTCAGACGACCTCCAGCGTCAGTTCGACGACATGCAGCGGGTGCTGGAGGAGCTCGACACGCCGGAGGTCCGCGACGCGCTCGAACGGCTCCGCGAGGCCATGGAAAAGCTCGACCTCCGCGACATGCTCCAGCAGGCCGACGAGGCCGCGGCGTCGGAGGAGGAGCTCCGCCGCCGCCTCGAGCGGTCGATGGAGCTCATGAAGCGGCTCGAGGCGGCCGTCGAGATGGAAGAGATCGCGCGCCGCGCGGAGAATCTCGCCGAGACCGAGGAGGAGCTGGCCCGCCAGACCGAGGCCCTCCGCGAGCAGACCGAGGCGGACCGCCCCGACGCCGAGCGTCGGGCCGAGGAGCAGCGCCAGGACGGCGAGCGCCAGGACTCGGAGCCGCGGAACGGCGAGCGACAGGAGAACCCGCAGAACGGGCAGCAACCCCAGCGGAGCGAGCGTCAGACGCAGGCCGAGCGCGAGCGGCTCGCGGAGGAGCAGCGTCAGGCCCGCGAGGATGCCGAGGCGCTCCAGGAACAGCTTGACGACCTCCAGGAGCAGCTGGAGGATGTCCGCAACGCGCCGCAAGAGGCGGTCGAGGAGATGCGCCAGCAGATGCAGCAGGACGGCGGCCTCCCGCAGCAGATGGAGGAGAACGCCCAGCAGCTCCAGCAGAACCGGCTCCAAGACGCGCAGGAGGGCCAGCAGAACATGTCGCAGCAACTCCGCCAGATGGCGGGCCGGATGCGCCAGCAGAGCCAGCAGATGCAGGGCCAGCAGCGGCAGGTCGACCAGGCCGCGCTCCGCCGCGCGCTCGAGGACGTCCTCACGATCTCCCGCGACCAGGAGACGCTGGCGTCCGACACGGGCGTGCTTCCCAACGGGAGCCCAGCGCTCGTCCCGTCCGCCCGGAAGCAGAGCGAGCTCCGCGACGCCCTCCGGACGGTCGCCGACACGCTCCAGCGCGTGGCGCAGACGGTCCCCTCGCTCGGGCCGCGCATCGAGGAGCGCGCCGCCGACGGCCGACGCGAGATGGACCTCGCCGTGACGCGACTCGCCGACCGCCGCTCCGGCCCGGCCGCCGGCCACCAGCGCTCGGCCATGACGCACCTCAACGAGCTCGCGCTCCTCCTCGCCGACGTCCTCGACCAGCTCCAGAACCAGCAGAACCAGAGCGGCCAGGGCGGCGGCGGGCAGGGCGGCGGCAGCGGCGGCATGTCGCCCCAGCAGATGCAGCAGCTCGGTCGCGCGCAGCAGCAGCTCAACCAGCGGATCCAGCAGATGCTGAACGAGTCGGCCGGCGAGCGGCTGTCGGGCGAGCAGGGCCGGCGGCTCCGCCAGATGGCCGAGCAGCAGGAGGCCATCCGCCGCCAGCTCGAGCGGGCGGTCGAGGGCGCCGGCGAGGGGATGAACCCGAACGACCGGAGCGCGCTCCAGCGGGTCGGCGAGGAGATGCGGCAGTCGGCCGAGCAGATGCGGCGCGGCGGGCTCGACCGGCGGACCGCGCCGCGCCAGCAGCAGATCTTGGAACGGCTCCTCCAGGCCGAGGAGTCCGTCAACCAGCGCGGGCGCGAGCAGCAGCGCGAGGCCCAGCAGGCCCAGCAGCGACCGGCCCCGCCCGCCTCGGCACCCCGCCCGGGCCGCCCGGCCGACCGCGTCCGCGGCGACCTCATCCGGGCCCTCGAAAGCGGCTACGCGCCGGACTACCAGGAGCTCATCAAGCGCTACTTCGAGCGCCTCCAGGCCCGCACCGCCGGCGGCTGA